The Diospyros lotus cultivar Yz01 chromosome 15, ASM1463336v1, whole genome shotgun sequence genome has a window encoding:
- the LOC127792237 gene encoding 60S ribosomal protein L18a-like protein isoform X2, giving the protein MSEEGKERGVASGDPHHHHHHHGVPPELQYGTFQGVANYPPQPAIGFPQPVPPPGATANPQYFAHGYQAVPGYAVAEGTPVRERRLRCCGCGMGWVLFIIGFFLAAIPWYVGAFILLCVRSVDYREKPGYIACTIAAVIATVAILFGATKVDW; this is encoded by the exons ATGAGTGAAGAAGGGAAGGAGAGAGGAGTCGCCAGCGGCGAtccccaccaccaccaccaccaccatggCGTGCCGCCGGAGCTTCAATACGGGACGTTCCAGGGTGTCGCGAACTACCCTCCGCAGCCGGCAATCGGCTTTCCTCAGCCGGTTCCGCCGCCCGGAGCCACCGCAAACCCTCAGTACTTTGCTCATGGCTATCAGGCCGTTCCAG GTTATGCAGTTGCTGAAGGAACACCTGTAAGAGAACGTCGCCTTCGTTGCTGTGGTTGTGGGATGGGTTGGGTCTT GTTTATCATTGGTTTTTTCCTTGCTGCTATCCCCTGGTATGTTGGAGCATTCATTCTACTTTGTGTGAGATCGGTTGATTACAGAGAGAAACCTGGATATATCGCTTGCACAATCGCT GCTGTTATTGCGACAGTTGCAATCCTTTTTGGTGCTACAAAGGTTGACTGGTAA
- the LOC127792237 gene encoding 60S ribosomal protein L18a-like protein isoform X1, protein MSEEGKERGVASGDPHHHHHHHGVPPELQYGTFQGVANYPPQPAIGFPQPVPPPGATANPQYFAHGYQAVPGYAVAEGTPVRERRLRCCGCGMGWVLFIIGFFLAAIPWYVGAFILLCVRSVDYREKPGYIACTIATAPHVQAVIATVAILFGATKVDW, encoded by the exons ATGAGTGAAGAAGGGAAGGAGAGAGGAGTCGCCAGCGGCGAtccccaccaccaccaccaccaccatggCGTGCCGCCGGAGCTTCAATACGGGACGTTCCAGGGTGTCGCGAACTACCCTCCGCAGCCGGCAATCGGCTTTCCTCAGCCGGTTCCGCCGCCCGGAGCCACCGCAAACCCTCAGTACTTTGCTCATGGCTATCAGGCCGTTCCAG GTTATGCAGTTGCTGAAGGAACACCTGTAAGAGAACGTCGCCTTCGTTGCTGTGGTTGTGGGATGGGTTGGGTCTT GTTTATCATTGGTTTTTTCCTTGCTGCTATCCCCTGGTATGTTGGAGCATTCATTCTACTTTGTGTGAGATCGGTTGATTACAGAGAGAAACCTGGATATATCGCTTGCACAATCGCT ACTGCTCCACATGTGCAGGCTGTTATTGCGACAGTTGCAATCCTTTTTGGTGCTACAAAGGTTGACTGGTAA